The following coding sequences lie in one Spea bombifrons isolate aSpeBom1 chromosome 5, aSpeBom1.2.pri, whole genome shotgun sequence genomic window:
- the SBSPON gene encoding somatomedin-B and thrombospondin type-1 domain-containing protein, which translates to MDIMRTNWGYWVWMCVMGLAGLRGLAKAGCLEAGKCCKGRDLTCTTQGWRMDRVYGTCFCDQTCALTGDCCYDYSQACPARDCVVGEWSHWSGCANQCSPTVRVRRREVVQEPENGGETCPPLEEKAGCLEYYTSQGKDCGHSYVPAFITTSEYNKARRKRTLSRDWSSVTEDSGYCVEFQIQSLSQACLSENRPHARWMQYLREGYTVCVACQHPAMDIRNHRCYGDGNDTDGSKLLRWQAVGNPQCQGSWRKVKQVDKCSCPEVHSFIFT; encoded by the exons atgGATATAATGAGGACCAACTGGGGTTACTGGGTTTGGATGTGTGTGATGGGACTAGCGGGACTCAGGGGCTTGGCAAAGGCTGGATGCTTGGAGGCTGGCAAGTGCTGTAAAGGTCGGGACCTAACATGTACCACCCAGGGCTGGAGGATGGATAGAGTGTATGGCACCTGTTTCTGCGATCAGACCTGCGCTCTCACCGGGGACTGCTGCTATGACTACTCCCAGGCTTGTCCAG CTCGTGACTGTGTTGTGGGTGAGTGGAGTCACTGGAGCGGCTGTGCAAACCAGTGCTCGCCGACAGTCCGGGTGCGCAGACGAGAAGTGGTACAGGAGCCCGAAAACGGAGGAGAGACCTGCCCACCACTGGAAGAAAAGGCTGGGTGTCTTGAGTACTACACGTCCCAGGGCAAGGACTGCGGACATTCATATG TGCCTGCTTTTATAACTACATCTGAGTACAACAAAGCAAGAAGAAAACGCACTTTGTCTCGTGACTGGTCATCTGTTACAGAGGATTCAGG GTACTGTGTTGAGTTTCAGATACAATCCTTATCTCAAGCTTGCCTGTCAGAGAACCGGCCACATGCCCGTTGGATGCAGTATTTGCGTGAAGGATACACGGTCTGTGTAGCATGTCAGCATCCGGCAATGGACATCAGAAACCATCGTTGCTATGGAGATGGCAATGATACTGATGG AAGCAAGCTTCTACGATGGCAAGCTGTAGGAAACCCCCAATGTCAAGGATCCTGGAGAAAAGTGAAGCAAGTTGACAAGTGCTCCTGTCCAGAGGTCCACAGCTTTATATTTACATGA